In the Staphylococcus sp. IVB6240 genome, one interval contains:
- a CDS encoding DUF1444 domain-containing protein codes for MNVFKMRDLLKTRLNHLEVAYQFNRDKESLRIYRTDNQKGVTVKLSPIVAKYNKGQQEIVDEIIYYVEETISQMQDEATKTLDDIKILPVIRATSFHEKTPDGHQFMTDEHTAETRIYYALDLGKSYRLIDDKVLKDLNLTEQQVREMATFNVRKLDINYKTDEVKGNLFYFFNTNDGYDASRILNKKLLQEFEEKCEGEMLVAVPHQDVLIIADIRNHTGYDVMAHMTMSFFTNGLVPITSLSLSYQDGKFEPIFILGKNNKKKSAQEPNVVQHLRATKDINTEE; via the coding sequence ATGAATGTCTTTAAAATGAGGGATTTATTAAAAACACGATTAAATCATTTAGAAGTTGCTTATCAATTTAATCGCGATAAAGAATCACTAAGAATTTATCGAACAGATAATCAAAAAGGTGTTACAGTAAAACTATCGCCAATTGTTGCAAAATATAATAAAGGCCAACAAGAAATTGTTGATGAAATCATTTATTATGTAGAAGAAACAATTTCTCAAATGCAAGATGAAGCGACAAAGACACTCGATGATATTAAAATTTTACCAGTCATTCGTGCGACAAGTTTTCATGAAAAAACACCGGATGGCCATCAGTTTATGACTGATGAACACACAGCAGAAACGCGTATTTACTATGCTTTAGATCTTGGGAAATCTTATCGTCTCATCGATGATAAAGTACTTAAAGATTTAAATCTTACAGAACAACAAGTACGTGAGATGGCCACATTCAATGTCCGTAAATTAGATATTAATTATAAAACGGATGAAGTTAAAGGGAATTTATTTTATTTCTTTAATACGAATGATGGATATGATGCAAGTCGTATCCTAAATAAAAAATTACTACAAGAATTTGAAGAGAAATGTGAAGGTGAGATGCTTGTTGCTGTTCCGCATCAAGATGTACTCATCATTGCGGATATCCGTAATCATACAGGCTATGATGTGATGGCACATATGACTATGTCATTCTTTACGAACGGTCTTGTACCGATCACTTCACTTTCATTGAGTTATCAAGATGGAAAATTCGAACCAATCTTTATATTGGGCAAAAATAATAAGAAAAAATCTGCACAAGAGCCAAATGTGGTTCAACATTTACGTGCAACTAAAGATATAAATACTGAAGAATAG